From a region of the Pseudomonadaceae bacterium SI-3 genome:
- a CDS encoding IS110 family transposase, with protein MPSVIGIDIAKRTFDIATQQPNGKYRTKAKLPNEVAGFEALQQWLLKHANAQAWIVMEATGAYHEALATWLHDKGYQVCVLNPAQVAYYARSQLQRVKTDKVDAKLIAEYGERHQSDLRAWQPEPPAVRRLKALVRRLEDLQEIQQMERNRLDLADASVQASIYSVLHHVERQIGETLRAIRDHIDDDPDLRNKRDLLTSIDGIGDRSAALLLAELGDPLRFASSRAITAYAGLNPRLQESGSYKGQTRISRTGSSRLRAGLYMPAVCSLTHNPAISALRERLSAKGKSGKQIVCAAMRKLLHIAYGVLKSGQRFDPQLALAR; from the coding sequence ATGCCCAGCGTCATCGGCATCGATATCGCCAAACGCACGTTCGACATCGCCACCCAGCAGCCCAATGGCAAGTACCGCACCAAGGCCAAATTGCCTAACGAGGTGGCCGGTTTCGAAGCGCTCCAGCAGTGGCTGCTCAAGCACGCCAATGCCCAAGCCTGGATCGTGATGGAAGCGACCGGCGCTTACCATGAAGCGCTCGCGACCTGGCTTCACGATAAAGGCTATCAGGTCTGCGTGCTCAATCCTGCACAGGTCGCCTATTACGCTCGAAGCCAGCTCCAGCGCGTAAAGACCGACAAAGTCGACGCCAAACTCATCGCTGAGTATGGCGAGCGGCACCAGAGCGATCTGCGGGCCTGGCAGCCTGAGCCTCCCGCCGTCCGGCGCTTGAAAGCATTAGTGCGGCGCTTGGAGGATCTGCAGGAGATCCAACAAATGGAACGCAACCGCTTGGATCTGGCCGACGCTAGTGTGCAGGCTTCAATCTACTCAGTGCTGCACCATGTCGAGCGGCAGATCGGAGAGACGCTCCGTGCGATCCGAGACCACATCGATGATGACCCGGACCTGCGCAACAAACGCGACCTGCTGACCAGCATTGATGGCATCGGCGATCGTTCCGCAGCCCTGTTGCTGGCTGAGCTGGGCGATCCGTTACGCTTCGCCAGCTCACGCGCGATCACCGCTTATGCCGGGCTGAACCCCCGCCTTCAGGAGTCTGGCTCCTACAAAGGCCAGACGCGCATATCCCGCACAGGATCGTCTCGCTTGAGGGCTGGGCTCTACATGCCGGCGGTCTGCTCGCTCACACACAACCCGGCCATTAGTGCTCTACGCGAGCGTCTGAGTGCAAAAGGAAAATCCGGAAAACAAATCGTCTGTGCAGCGATGCGCAAGCTGCTGCACATCGCCTATGGGGTACTTAAATCGGGCCAGCGTTTCGACCCTCAACTGGCCCTTGCTCGGTAA
- the smc gene encoding chromosome segregation protein SMC, which produces MRLKSIKLAGFKSFVDPTTVSFPSNMAAVVGPNGCGKSNIIDAVRWVMGESSAKNLRGESMTDVIFNGSNTRKPVTQASIELIFDNSDGTLLGEYAAFTEISIRRRVTRDAQNTYFLNGVKCRRRDITDIFLGTGLGPRSYSIIEQGMISKLIEAKPEDLRNFIEEAAGISKYKERRRETETRIRRTHENLARLTDLREELERQLERLHRQAQSAEKYQEYKAEERQLKAQLSALRWQALNEQVGQREQVIGDQEVSFEALIAEQRNADASIERLRDGHHDLSERFNLVQGRFYSVGGDIARVEQSIQHGQQRLRQLQDDLREAERARLETESHLGHDRNVLATLGEELAMLEPEQEIAGATAEESAAQLEEAEAAMQLWQEQWERFNQQSAEPRRAAEVQQSRIQQLEQSLERLAERQRRLEDERASLAGDPEDAAVAEISEQLAIGELNVEELSAAQEQTEQQLELLREQLQQASRTEQEALGQLQRMGGRIASLEALQQAAMDPGKGVSDWLHVRGLDQRPRLAEGLRVEPGWELAVETVLGADLQAVLLDSFDELDLNGFEQGDLRLVSATQRAGVISGSLLDKVESATDLSPWLGRVRTVDDLDQALAARGSLGDGDSLISRDGYWVGRHFLRIRRAGEAESGVLARGQELARLQAERDECEASLEQLTEQLGQLREAQREQEECREQQRRQHQDLSRQQGELNARLSASQARLEQLSLRCRRLDEELVELSAQRALETEQLGESRLHLQDALDAMAADTEQRESLLASRDGIREQLDRVRQEARQHKDHAHQLAVRIGSLRAQHDSIRQALERLEQQFERAVERREQLSLNLEEGEAPLEELRIKLEELLERRMGVEDELKLARLALEDADRELRDAEKRRTQAEQQAQLLRGQLEQQRMDWQALSVRRKTVQDQLHEEGFDLHGVLATLPAEAGEAEWEVELERLGARIQRLGPINLAAIDEYQQQSERKRYLDAQNDDLAEALDTLENVIRKIDKETRNRFKETFDQINSGLQALFPKVFGGGNAYLELTGEDLLDTGVAIMARPPGKKNSTIHLLSGGEKALTALALVFAIFQLNPAPFCMLDEVDAPLDDANVGRYARLVKEMSEKVQFIYITHNKIAMEMADQLMGVTMHEPGCSRLVAVDVEQAVALVEA; this is translated from the coding sequence ATGCGTCTGAAAAGCATCAAGCTTGCCGGCTTCAAATCCTTCGTCGATCCCACCACGGTCAGCTTTCCCAGCAACATGGCGGCAGTGGTCGGCCCCAATGGTTGCGGAAAGTCCAACATCATCGATGCCGTGCGCTGGGTGATGGGCGAAAGCTCGGCGAAGAACCTGCGCGGCGAGTCGATGACCGATGTCATCTTCAACGGCTCGAACACCCGCAAGCCAGTGACCCAGGCCAGCATCGAACTGATCTTCGATAACTCGGACGGTACGTTGCTGGGCGAATACGCGGCGTTCACAGAAATCTCTATCCGCCGGCGGGTCACGCGTGACGCTCAGAACACTTATTTTCTCAACGGTGTGAAATGTCGTCGGCGCGACATCACCGACATCTTCCTGGGTACTGGTCTGGGGCCACGCAGCTATTCGATCATCGAGCAAGGCATGATCTCCAAGCTGATCGAGGCCAAGCCGGAAGACCTGCGTAACTTCATCGAAGAGGCGGCCGGCATCTCCAAATACAAGGAGCGCCGCCGCGAAACCGAAACCCGTATCCGCCGTACTCATGAAAACCTGGCTCGCCTGACCGATCTGCGGGAAGAGCTGGAACGCCAGCTGGAGCGCTTGCATCGTCAGGCGCAGTCGGCGGAGAAATATCAGGAGTACAAAGCCGAGGAGCGCCAGCTGAAGGCCCAGCTGTCGGCGTTGCGCTGGCAGGCTTTGAACGAACAGGTCGGCCAACGCGAGCAAGTGATCGGCGATCAGGAGGTCAGTTTCGAGGCGTTAATAGCCGAACAGCGCAACGCCGACGCCAGCATCGAGCGCTTGCGCGACGGCCACCATGACCTGTCGGAGCGCTTCAACCTGGTCCAGGGCCGCTTCTATTCCGTCGGCGGCGATATCGCCCGGGTCGAGCAGAGCATTCAGCATGGTCAACAGCGCTTGCGCCAGCTGCAAGATGATCTGCGCGAAGCCGAGCGAGCCCGGCTGGAAACTGAATCCCACCTGGGGCATGACCGCAACGTGCTCGCCACGCTTGGCGAAGAGCTGGCCATGCTCGAGCCGGAGCAGGAAATCGCAGGCGCGACGGCCGAAGAATCTGCCGCCCAGCTCGAAGAAGCCGAGGCGGCAATGCAGCTCTGGCAGGAACAGTGGGAGCGGTTTAATCAGCAGAGCGCCGAGCCGCGCCGGGCGGCGGAAGTCCAGCAGTCGCGCATCCAGCAACTGGAACAAAGCCTAGAGCGCTTGGCAGAACGTCAGCGGCGCCTTGAGGACGAGCGCGCCTCGCTCGCCGGCGATCCAGAGGACGCCGCGGTGGCCGAGATAAGTGAGCAGCTGGCCATTGGCGAGCTGAATGTGGAAGAGCTATCCGCGGCGCAAGAACAAACCGAGCAACAGCTTGAGCTGCTCCGCGAGCAACTGCAGCAGGCGAGTCGCACCGAGCAGGAAGCGCTAGGCCAGTTGCAGCGTATGGGTGGCCGCATCGCTTCGCTTGAGGCCTTGCAGCAGGCTGCCATGGACCCGGGCAAAGGCGTTTCCGATTGGCTGCATGTGCGAGGGCTCGACCAGCGACCGCGTCTGGCCGAAGGGCTTCGCGTAGAGCCGGGATGGGAGCTTGCGGTCGAGACCGTGCTGGGCGCAGATCTGCAAGCCGTGCTGCTGGACAGCTTCGACGAATTGGACCTGAACGGCTTCGAGCAGGGCGATCTGCGTCTGGTCAGCGCCACGCAGCGTGCCGGCGTGATCAGCGGAAGCCTGTTGGATAAGGTCGAGTCCGCCACGGATCTCTCGCCTTGGCTCGGCCGGGTGCGCACTGTGGACGACCTCGATCAGGCGTTGGCTGCGCGAGGCTCGCTTGGTGATGGCGACAGTCTGATCAGTCGTGATGGCTACTGGGTTGGTCGACATTTTCTAAGAATCAGACGGGCTGGAGAGGCCGAGTCCGGAGTGCTGGCGCGCGGCCAGGAACTGGCGCGGTTGCAAGCCGAACGTGATGAGTGCGAGGCGAGTCTTGAGCAGCTGACGGAGCAACTCGGCCAGCTGCGCGAGGCACAACGCGAACAAGAGGAATGCCGGGAACAGCAGCGCCGTCAGCATCAGGATCTGTCTCGTCAGCAAGGCGAATTGAACGCTCGCCTGTCGGCTAGCCAGGCCAGGCTGGAACAGTTGAGCTTGCGCTGCCGCCGGCTGGACGAAGAGCTCGTCGAGCTTTCCGCGCAGCGCGCGTTGGAAACCGAGCAACTGGGCGAGTCGCGCCTGCATCTGCAAGATGCGCTCGACGCGATGGCCGCCGATACCGAGCAGCGCGAGTCGCTGTTGGCAAGCCGTGACGGCATTCGCGAGCAGTTGGACCGGGTTCGCCAGGAAGCGCGACAGCACAAGGATCACGCGCATCAACTGGCCGTCCGAATCGGTTCGCTAAGAGCCCAGCATGATTCGATCCGCCAAGCGCTTGAGCGTCTTGAGCAGCAATTCGAGCGTGCGGTCGAACGCCGCGAACAACTGAGCTTGAATCTGGAAGAGGGCGAGGCGCCACTCGAAGAGCTGCGCATCAAGCTCGAGGAGCTGCTGGAGCGGCGCATGGGCGTTGAAGACGAGCTCAAGCTGGCACGCTTGGCCCTCGAAGATGCTGATCGCGAATTGCGAGATGCCGAGAAGCGCCGAACCCAGGCCGAGCAGCAGGCGCAGTTGCTGCGTGGCCAGCTTGAGCAGCAGCGGATGGACTGGCAGGCCCTTAGCGTTCGGCGTAAGACGGTACAGGACCAGTTGCATGAGGAGGGCTTCGATCTGCATGGCGTACTGGCGACGCTGCCCGCCGAGGCCGGCGAGGCCGAGTGGGAAGTCGAGCTCGAGCGTCTGGGTGCCCGCATCCAGCGCCTCGGGCCGATCAACCTCGCGGCGATCGATGAATATCAGCAGCAATCGGAACGTAAACGCTACCTCGATGCACAGAACGACGACCTTGCCGAAGCGCTCGATACGCTGGAAAACGTTATTCGCAAGATCGACAAGGAAACGCGAAATCGCTTCAAGGAGACGTTTGATCAGATCAACAGTGGTCTGCAGGCGCTTTTCCCAAAGGTTTTCGGCGGCGGCAACGCTTATCTGGAACTTACCGGGGAAGATTTACTCGATACCGGGGTGGCGATCATGGCGCGACCACCCGGGAAGAAGAACAGCACCATCCACCTCCTGTCTGGCGGTGAGAAGGCACTGACCGCGCTGGCATTGGTGTTTGCGATCTTTCAGCTCAACCCGGCACCGTTTTGCATGCTGGACGAAGTGGACGCGCCTTTGGACGACGCTAACGTCGGGCGCTATGCGCGTCTGGTCAAGGAGATGTCGGAAAAGGTGCAGTTCATTTACATCACGCACAACAAGATCGCGATGGAAATGGCCGACCAGCTGATGGGAGTCACCATGCACGAGCCGGGTTGTTCACGGCTGGTCGCGGTTGATGTGGAGCAGGCGGTGGCGCTCGTGGAGGCTTGA
- a CDS encoding cell division protein ZipA produces MDIGLREWLIVIGIIVIAGILFDGWRRMRGSKGKLKFKLDSNIASNLPDEDEPNELLGPPRVVSRNNEPSLDETDLPSMSARETGKRRTAEPRQGDLHFSSDDAPVPTLLDPVADDENKLSEPNEDLPPVEEVLVINVISRDSHGFRGPALLQNILESGLRFGEMDIFHRHESMAGNGEVLFSMANAVKPGTFDLDDIDHFTTPAVSFFLGLPGPRHPKQAFDVMVAAARKLSQELNGELKDDQRSVLTAQTIEHYRQRIVDYERRQMTTKR; encoded by the coding sequence ATGGATATCGGTCTGCGCGAGTGGCTGATCGTCATCGGCATCATTGTCATCGCCGGCATTCTTTTTGACGGCTGGCGGCGGATGCGTGGTAGCAAGGGCAAGTTGAAATTCAAGCTGGACAGCAATATCGCGAGCAATCTTCCTGATGAAGACGAGCCGAACGAGCTGTTGGGCCCGCCGCGTGTCGTGAGTCGCAACAACGAGCCCTCACTGGACGAAACCGATCTTCCCTCGATGAGCGCACGTGAGACCGGTAAGCGTCGCACTGCAGAACCACGCCAAGGCGACCTGCATTTTTCCAGCGATGATGCCCCAGTCCCTACGCTGCTTGACCCGGTAGCGGATGATGAAAACAAACTCAGCGAGCCCAATGAGGACCTGCCTCCGGTAGAGGAAGTGCTGGTTATCAATGTGATCTCCCGCGATTCGCATGGCTTCCGTGGTCCCGCTCTGCTGCAGAATATTCTTGAAAGCGGTTTGCGCTTTGGCGAGATGGACATCTTCCATCGCCACGAGAGCATGGCGGGTAACGGTGAAGTGCTCTTCTCCATGGCCAATGCGGTCAAGCCTGGAACCTTCGATCTGGACGACATTGACCATTTCACTACGCCAGCCGTGAGCTTCTTCCTAGGTCTGCCCGGTCCGCGTCATCCGAAACAGGCTTTCGATGTCATGGTCGCCGCCGCTCGGAAGTTGTCGCAGGAGCTGAACGGCGAACTCAAGGATGATCAGCGCAGCGTGCTGACAGCTCAGACCATCGAGCATTATCGCCAGCGCATCGTCGATTATGAACGCAGGCAAATGACGACCAAGCGTTGA
- a CDS encoding DNA ligase (NAD(+)) LigA: MTSAQTAAERIAELRSEIDAHNYRYYVLDEPSVPDAEYDRLFNELKALEAEHPELVSPDSPTQRVGGAALAAFGQVRHEMPMLSLGNAFEEQDLIDFDRRAREGLDLPSGDLFGDGVELEYSCEPKLDGLAVSLLYENGKLVRGATRGDGSTGEDISANVRTVRNIPLKLHGDGWPAVLEVRGEIYMPKAGFEALNARQLEAGNKPFANPRNAAAGSLRQLDSKITANRPLELCAYGIGRSDGDLPDTHIGILEALKGWGLPISRELKMAKGVQQCRDYYQAIGAKRDALPYEIDGVVFKVNSTAQQRELGFRAREPRWAIAHKFPAREEVTELLDVEFQVGRTGAITPVARLQPIQVAGVTVSNATLHNMDEVARLGVMIGDTVIVRRAGDVIPQILGVIPERRPDSARAVHVPEHCPVCGSAVERTQLIKRSKGRESVSEGSIYRCVGRLACQAQLKQAIIHFVSRRAMDIDGLGDKIVEQLVDAGLVSSPADLYCLSFEQVLALEGFAEVSSRNLLKSIDASRTPSLARFVFALGIPDVGEGTAKLLARALGSLDRISRALPDVLVYLPDIGLEVAHEIHSFFDDDHNQSVIAQLRTRGVQLQEEGDVHPEFAACATLAGLLDKLNIPFIAATGAQRLADRFGSLQNIIEADWLDLRQVERLNEKAARALRDYFDDPANAARARAIEAQLKEFGMHWESERKAAEGLPLAGQTWVLTGTLESMSRDDAKARLEALGAKVSGSVSAKTSVVVAGPGAGSKLAKANELGLEVDDEASFLKRLASLES, translated from the coding sequence ATGACGTCCGCCCAGACCGCCGCAGAACGCATTGCCGAACTGCGCAGCGAAATCGACGCCCACAACTACCGGTATTACGTGCTCGACGAGCCCAGCGTCCCCGACGCTGAATATGACCGCCTGTTCAATGAACTCAAAGCACTCGAAGCCGAGCATCCTGAGCTGGTCAGCCCGGACTCGCCTACCCAGCGCGTCGGCGGCGCGGCGTTGGCGGCCTTCGGCCAGGTTCGCCATGAGATGCCAATGCTCAGCCTGGGCAATGCATTCGAAGAACAGGACCTGATCGACTTCGATCGTCGCGCCCGCGAAGGCCTGGACCTACCTTCAGGCGACCTGTTCGGCGATGGCGTCGAGCTGGAGTACAGCTGTGAGCCCAAGCTCGACGGTCTGGCCGTAAGCCTGCTCTACGAAAACGGCAAGCTGGTGCGAGGTGCGACTCGCGGTGACGGCAGTACCGGAGAGGACATCAGCGCGAACGTACGCACAGTGCGCAATATTCCGCTGAAGCTCCACGGCGACGGCTGGCCTGCGGTATTGGAAGTGCGTGGCGAGATCTACATGCCCAAGGCAGGCTTCGAGGCGTTGAATGCACGTCAGCTGGAGGCGGGTAACAAGCCGTTTGCCAACCCGCGAAACGCCGCCGCGGGCAGCCTGCGCCAGCTTGATTCAAAGATTACTGCCAACCGCCCTCTGGAGCTCTGTGCCTATGGCATCGGCCGCAGCGACGGGGATTTGCCTGATACCCATATCGGCATCCTCGAGGCGCTCAAGGGCTGGGGCTTGCCGATCAGCCGAGAGCTCAAAATGGCCAAAGGCGTGCAGCAATGCCGTGACTACTACCAGGCTATTGGGGCGAAGCGCGACGCGCTGCCTTATGAAATCGACGGCGTGGTGTTCAAGGTCAACTCGACGGCTCAGCAACGCGAGCTGGGCTTTCGTGCTCGCGAGCCACGTTGGGCGATCGCGCACAAATTCCCGGCACGAGAAGAAGTGACCGAACTGCTCGATGTGGAGTTTCAGGTCGGCCGCACGGGCGCCATCACGCCGGTTGCGCGGCTGCAGCCGATACAGGTCGCCGGCGTGACGGTATCCAATGCCACATTGCACAACATGGACGAGGTCGCCCGGCTGGGTGTCATGATCGGCGATACGGTGATCGTGCGTCGCGCCGGTGATGTCATTCCGCAGATCCTCGGGGTCATTCCGGAGCGCCGGCCCGACAGTGCGCGTGCCGTGCATGTGCCGGAGCACTGTCCTGTTTGCGGCTCAGCCGTCGAACGCACCCAGCTGATCAAGCGTAGCAAGGGGCGGGAATCGGTAAGTGAAGGTTCGATCTATCGTTGCGTTGGCCGCCTGGCGTGTCAGGCTCAGCTCAAGCAGGCAATCATCCATTTCGTCTCCCGCCGGGCCATGGACATTGATGGCCTGGGTGACAAGATTGTCGAGCAGCTGGTCGATGCAGGGCTGGTCAGTTCGCCGGCAGATCTCTATTGCCTGAGCTTCGAGCAAGTTCTGGCATTGGAGGGCTTCGCCGAGGTTTCGAGCCGCAATCTGCTCAAGTCGATCGACGCCAGCCGCACGCCGTCCCTGGCGCGCTTCGTCTTTGCCCTGGGTATCCCTGATGTTGGCGAAGGCACTGCGAAATTGTTGGCGCGTGCCTTGGGGTCGCTGGATCGCATCAGTCGAGCATTGCCCGATGTGCTGGTTTATCTGCCGGATATCGGCCTGGAGGTCGCACACGAAATTCACAGCTTCTTCGACGATGACCATAACCAATCCGTCATCGCGCAGTTACGCACGCGCGGTGTGCAGCTGCAGGAGGAGGGTGACGTGCATCCTGAGTTCGCAGCTTGTGCGACGCTCGCCGGATTGCTCGACAAGCTGAATATCCCCTTTATTGCCGCCACCGGCGCCCAACGTCTCGCTGATCGTTTCGGCAGTCTGCAGAATATTATCGAAGCCGACTGGCTGGATCTGCGTCAGGTTGAACGGCTCAACGAAAAAGCGGCCCGCGCCCTGCGCGACTATTTCGACGACCCGGCAAATGCTGCGCGCGCTCGTGCCATCGAAGCCCAGCTGAAGGAATTCGGCATGCATTGGGAGAGCGAAAGAAAGGCCGCGGAAGGCTTGCCGCTGGCCGGCCAGACTTGGGTGCTGACGGGCACGCTGGAAAGCATGAGCCGGGACGACGCTAAGGCAAGGCTGGAAGCCTTGGGCGCAAAAGTTTCTGGCTCTGTTTCGGCGAAGACAAGTGTCGTGGTGGCTGGGCCGGGTGCCGGGTCCAAGTTAGCTAAAGCCAACGAACTGGGGCTGGAAGTGGACGACGAAGCGTCCTTTCTAAAGCGCCTTGCCAGCCTCGAAAGCTAG
- the queD gene encoding 6-carboxytetrahydropterin synthase QueD gives MEIFKEFTFESAHRLPHVPEGHKCGRLHGHSFRVAIYLEGEVNAQTGWIRDFSEIKQIFNPIYERLDHHYLNDLPGLDNPTSENLAIWIWNELKPLLPELSRIRIHETCTSGCEYRGQ, from the coding sequence GTGGAAATATTCAAAGAGTTCACCTTCGAGTCCGCCCACCGCTTGCCCCACGTACCCGAGGGGCACAAGTGTGGCCGTTTGCACGGGCACTCGTTCCGAGTCGCGATTTATCTCGAGGGCGAGGTGAACGCCCAGACAGGCTGGATCCGCGATTTCAGCGAGATCAAGCAGATTTTCAACCCCATCTACGAACGGCTCGACCATCACTATCTGAACGATCTGCCGGGCCTCGACAACCCGACCAGCGAAAATCTCGCGATATGGATCTGGAACGAGCTGAAGCCGTTATTACCGGAGCTCTCACGGATACGCATCCATGAAACCTGCACCAGTGGCTGCGAATACCGCGGCCAGTGA
- a CDS encoding sodium:proton antiporter, which yields MNAVVAAVGIMLILSLCRVHVVVALIAGALAGGVLGGLGLEGTLAAFNKGLGGGATVALSYALLGAFAVAIGKSGLAHALADRALAMVGKRESESAGAVKWLMIGLLLAVAVSSQNILPIHIAFIPLLVPPLLYVLSKLQIDRRLIACVLAFGLVTPYMFLPVGFGSIFLHEILLANVAKSGADIAGINVSQAMLIPAIGMLTGLLIAMFSYRKSRTYDLTKVDQSKAISVSYSPLTLLVAGLAVAAAFVVQLWLDSMIIGALVGFVTFSVSGVVRWKEADDLFTEGMKMMAMIGFIMIAAAGFAEVMRETGEVKTLVDASAAWIGNSKAVGALLMLLVGLLVTIGIGSSFSTVPIIAAIFVPLGLELGFSPLAIVSLVGTAGALGDAGSPASDSTLGPTAGLNADGQHNHIWDTVVPTFLHYNLPLLAFGWIAAMTL from the coding sequence ATGAATGCAGTGGTAGCGGCAGTCGGCATCATGCTGATTCTTAGCCTGTGCAGGGTCCATGTGGTGGTGGCGCTGATTGCGGGCGCTCTAGCTGGCGGCGTTTTGGGTGGGTTGGGGCTGGAAGGGACCCTCGCCGCGTTCAACAAGGGGCTGGGTGGCGGCGCGACGGTAGCGCTTTCTTACGCTTTGCTGGGTGCGTTCGCTGTTGCGATCGGCAAGAGCGGGTTGGCCCACGCGCTGGCTGATCGGGCACTGGCCATGGTAGGCAAACGCGAATCGGAGTCGGCTGGAGCCGTGAAGTGGTTGATGATCGGGCTGCTGCTGGCGGTCGCTGTATCGTCGCAGAATATCCTGCCGATCCATATCGCCTTCATCCCGCTGCTGGTGCCGCCGTTGCTTTACGTGCTGAGCAAACTGCAGATCGACAGACGTCTGATTGCTTGCGTGCTGGCGTTCGGTCTGGTCACACCCTACATGTTCCTGCCGGTGGGCTTCGGCAGCATCTTTCTGCACGAGATTCTGCTGGCGAACGTAGCCAAGAGCGGTGCTGACATCGCCGGGATCAACGTAAGCCAGGCCATGTTGATTCCAGCTATCGGCATGCTGACCGGACTGCTGATCGCCATGTTCAGCTATCGCAAGTCGCGAACGTACGACCTGACCAAAGTCGACCAGTCAAAGGCAATCAGTGTCAGCTACAGCCCGCTGACCTTGTTGGTTGCAGGGCTAGCGGTCGCAGCCGCTTTTGTTGTTCAGCTGTGGTTGGACTCGATGATCATCGGTGCGCTGGTCGGTTTCGTGACGTTTTCCGTATCCGGCGTGGTGCGCTGGAAGGAGGCCGATGACCTGTTTACCGAGGGCATGAAGATGATGGCCATGATTGGCTTCATCATGATTGCTGCAGCGGGATTTGCTGAAGTGATGCGCGAGACCGGCGAGGTAAAAACCCTTGTCGATGCGTCTGCAGCCTGGATTGGCAACAGCAAAGCCGTCGGCGCGCTGCTGATGCTACTGGTGGGGTTGCTGGTCACCATCGGCATCGGTTCCTCTTTCTCGACTGTGCCAATCATCGCAGCGATCTTCGTTCCGCTCGGGTTGGAACTCGGCTTCAGTCCGCTGGCAATCGTCAGCCTGGTGGGTACGGCTGGTGCGCTCGGAGACGCCGGTTCGCCAGCATCGGACTCGACCCTTGGCCCAACCGCCGGGTTGAATGCTGATGGCCAGCACAACCATATCTGGGACACCGTGGTGCCGACCTTCCTGCACTACAACCTGCCGCTACTCGCATTCGGCTGGATTGCCGCAATGACGCTCTAA
- a CDS encoding AI-2E family transporter: MKSTLEQKVFLALLLVVSIAFGWILYPFYGAVFWAVILAIIFSPLQRRLQRHMGYRRNLTAIITLLVCLIVAVLPVILITGLLVQEGSSLYQQMESGELDVGQFVGGMKDLLPDSLQQQLQRFGFGNLDQMRERLASGALQGSQYLATKAFSFGQGTFQFLVSFFVMLYLLFFFIRDGRELVLKIRRALPLSDNQKRRLFSKFTRVVRATVKGNIVVAATQGFLGGVIFAILGIPASLLWGVLMAFLSLLPAIGAGLIWTPVAIYFLVQGMVIQSVILTLYGILVIGLVDNFLRPVLVGKDTKMPDYLVLISTLGGLALFGLNGFVIGPLIAALFMSSWALFITPDAKPTPE; the protein is encoded by the coding sequence GTGAAATCAACCCTTGAGCAGAAAGTCTTTCTTGCTCTGTTGCTCGTCGTGAGCATTGCCTTTGGCTGGATACTTTATCCGTTCTACGGGGCGGTATTTTGGGCCGTCATTCTGGCAATCATCTTTTCGCCGCTGCAACGCCGCTTGCAACGCCATATGGGGTACCGGCGAAACCTGACAGCGATCATTACCTTATTGGTTTGCCTGATCGTTGCAGTGCTGCCGGTGATTCTAATTACCGGTCTTCTGGTCCAGGAAGGTTCGTCACTCTACCAACAGATGGAAAGTGGTGAGCTTGACGTCGGCCAGTTCGTGGGTGGGATGAAGGACCTGCTGCCGGACTCGCTGCAGCAGCAGCTGCAACGCTTCGGTTTTGGCAATCTGGATCAGATGCGTGAACGCCTTGCCAGTGGCGCGTTGCAGGGCAGCCAGTACCTCGCGACCAAGGCGTTCAGTTTCGGACAGGGCACCTTCCAGTTCCTCGTCAGCTTTTTTGTGATGCTGTATTTGCTGTTCTTCTTCATCCGGGACGGGCGCGAGCTGGTTCTGAAAATCCGCCGCGCGCTGCCGCTAAGCGATAACCAGAAACGCAGGCTGTTCAGCAAGTTCACCCGAGTGGTTCGCGCCACTGTCAAAGGCAACATCGTGGTGGCAGCTACTCAGGGATTTCTCGGCGGGGTGATCTTTGCGATTCTTGGGATACCGGCATCGTTGCTCTGGGGCGTGCTGATGGCGTTTCTATCCTTGCTGCCAGCTATCGGTGCCGGCCTGATCTGGACGCCGGTTGCGATCTACTTTCTGGTACAGGGCATGGTCATCCAGAGCGTGATCCTGACGCTCTACGGGATTCTGGTGATTGGACTGGTAGACAATTTCCTCAGGCCGGTCCTGGTGGGTAAGGACACCAAGATGCCTGACTATCTGGTGCTAATCTCGACGTTGGGCGGTCTCGCCCTGTTTGGCCTGAATGGCTTCGTCATCGGGCCGCTGATTGCTGCCTTGTTCATGTCGTCGTGGGCCTTGTTCA